In Gopherus flavomarginatus isolate rGopFla2 chromosome 1, rGopFla2.mat.asm, whole genome shotgun sequence, a single genomic region encodes these proteins:
- the ZBTB20 gene encoding zinc finger and BTB domain-containing protein 20 isoform X2, translated as MTERIHSINLHNFSNSVLETLNEQRNRGHFCDVTVRIHGSMLRAHRCVLAAGSPFFQDKLLLGYSDIEIPSVVSVQSVQKLIDFMYSGVLRVSQSEALQILTAASILQIKTVIDECTRIVSQNVGEVYPVIQDSGQETPRGTPESGTSGQSSDTESGYLQSHSQHSVDRIYSALYACSMQNGSGERSFYSGAVVSHHETALGLPRDHHMEDPSWITRIHERSQQMERYLSTTPETTHCRKQPRPVRIQTLVGNIHIKQEMEDDYDYYGQQRVQILERNESEECTEDTDQAEGTESEPKGESFDSGVSSSIGTEPDSMEQHFMANLGREGQQEPSQAEQNEVPAEGTQTQPQHLDANTSSPDRSNDIEMDSKVLTVSNNSEKGALQPSVNTTVAQPLPSTQLYLRQTETLTSNLRMPLTLTSNTQVIGTAGNTYLPALFTTQSAGSGPKPFLFSLPQPLAGQQTQFVTVTQPGLSTFTAQLPAPQPLAPSAGHSTAGGQGEKKPYECTLCNKTFTAKQNYVKHMFVHTGEKPHQCSICWRSFSLKDYLIKHMVTHTGVRAYQCSICNKRFTQKSSLNVHMRLHRGEKSYECYICKKKFSHKTLLERHVALHSATNGTTGAAGTGTRPVPAGVVACTEGTTYVCSVCPAKFDQIEHFNDHMRMHVSDG; from the exons ATGACAGAGCGCATTCACAGCATCAACCTTCACAACTTCAGCAATTCTGTGCTCGAGACCCTCAACGAGCAGCGCAACCGTGGCCACTTCTGTGACGTGACGGTCCGCATCCACGGGAGCATGCTACGCGCCCACCGCTGCGtgctggcagctggcagccccTTCTTCCAGGACAAGCTGCTGCTGGGGTACAGCGACATCGAGATCCCCTCAGTGGTGTCAGTCCAGTCTGTGCAAAAGCTCATTGACTTCATGTACAGTGGGGTGCTGCGGGTCTCACAGTCAGAGGCCCTGCAGATCCTCACAGCTGCCAGCATCCTGCAGATCAAGACTGTGATTGATGAATGCACAAGGATCGTCTCGCAGAATGTAGGGGAGGTCTACCCAGTGATTCAGGACTCTGGGCAGGAGACGCCCAGGGGGACCCCCGAAtcgggcacctcagggcagagcagcgaCACAGAGTCTGGCTACCTGCAGAGCCACTCGCAGCACAGCGTGGACAGGATCTACTCAGCTCTTTATGCCTGTTCCATGCAGAATGGCAGTGGGGAGCGCTCCTTCTACAGCGGAGCCGTGGTCAGCCACCATGAAACggccctggggctccccagaGACCATCACATGGAAGACCCCAGCTGGATTACACGGATCCACGAGCGCTCACAACAGATGGAGCGGTACCTCTCCACCACTCCAGAGACCACACACTGCCGCAAGCAACCACGCCCAGTCCGGATCCAGACCCTGGTGGGCAACATCCACATCAAACAGGAGATGGAGGATGACTATGACTACTAtggccagcagagggtgcagaTCCTGGAGCGTAATGAGTCTGAGGAATGCACTGAGGACACTGACCAAGCAGAAGGCACTGAGAGTGAGCCCAAGGGGGAGAGTTTTGACTCTGGAGTCAGTTCCTCCATTGGGACTGAGCCAGATTCCATGGAGCAGCACTTCATGGCTAACTTGGGCCGAGAGGGTCAGCAGGAACCTTCCCAGGCAGAGCAAAATGAAGTCCCTGCTGAAGGCACACAGACCCAGCCGCAACACCTAGATGCCAACACTTCCTCGCCAGACAGAAGCAATGACATTGAAATGGACAGCAAAGTGCTCACTGTCAGTAACAACAGCGAAAAGGGGGCCTTGCAGCCTTCTGTCAACACAACAGTTGCCCAACCATTGCCAAGCACCCAGCTTTACTTACGCCAGACAGAAACCCTCACCAGCAATCTGAGGATGCCGCTGACCCTGACCAGCAACACACAGGTCATTGGCACAGCTGGCAACACCTACCTGCCCGCCCTCTTTACCACACAGTCTGCTGGCAGTGGACCTAAACCTTTCCTTttcagcctgccccagcccttagcTGGCCAACAGACACAGTTTGTGACAGTGACCCAGCCTGGCCTGTCAACCTTTActgcccagctgccagccccacagcccttggCCCCATCTGCGGGCCACAGCACAGCAGGTGGACAGGGTGAAAAAAAGCCTTATGAGTGCACTCTCTGCAACAAGACTTTCACCGCCAAACAGAACTACGTCAAGCACATGTTTGTACACACAG GTGAGAAGCCCCACCAATGCAGCATCTGTTGGCGCTCCTTCTCCTTAAAGGATTACCTAATCAAACACATGGTGACGCACACCGGCGTGAGGGCCTACCAGTGCAGCATCTGCAACAAGCGCTTCACCCAGAAGAGCTCCCTCAACGTGCACATGCGCCTCCACCGTGGGGAGAAGTCCTACGAGTGCTACATCTGCAAGAAGAAGTTCTCCCACAAGACCCTTCTGGAGAGGCATGTGGCTCTGCATAGTGCCACCAACGGCACCACCGGCGCAGCAGGCACCGGCACCAGGCCTGTCCCTGCCGGGGTGGTGGCCTGCACGGAGGGGACCACATACGTCTGCTCTGTCTGTCCAGCTAAGTTTGACCAAATCGAGCATTTCAACGACCACATGAGGATGCATGTGTCAGACGGATAA